Proteins found in one Takifugu rubripes chromosome 17, fTakRub1.2, whole genome shotgun sequence genomic segment:
- the pcm1 gene encoding pericentriolar material 1 protein isoform X1, whose product MASGGAPFDDGAEELHNWTAPNCSLEDRLNNMQDWGVQQKKANRSSEKNRKKLSAPMVESRLTNDISPESTPGAGRRRARTPHSFPHVKYTTQMSVPDQAELDKLRQRINFTDMDERSIGSDSQGRVTAANNQRQIAAENKKTHNFLPLHVNTNKSRDLLGPSSSAPATPAISQEMKKQGPGLRDALTPLVPMKDTPRPSRGGNGRGAGLKGELGRDQIDSSQVVSKLVQIREYISKASSMRDDLVEKNDVPANVERLSHLINHLKQQEKSYLRFLQKMLTRENEDDDVGTLDSAVGSGSLADSTSLNTEVRSSDASNAVGSWPEMVQAEQMEELENLRKQHELLKKMLEQQHQLRALQGRQEALMAMQESAEQAIAAIEDTVVTETTGSVSGLSITSELNEELNDLIQRFHNQLHDSRTQAVPDNRRQAESLSLSREVCWSRAPQAIGPPQHRPLLHSASGPHTDLDPEATAASAKLTKLQELQDKKQTMDKILQELHSLRDQTLNNSSCRGFSTQCSLNMGESSDCPALCSNEASSSTSFHPAPTQHQDGSSSTDKLRKLKEVHKRLNELRELVQYYEQTSDMMVDAVNENVKDDDDEEEEEEDETDDGSMFETMFESEQDNRHSVTNIRNPQRGGNWVDLNSLTNSHTVRGGNSNNQDGRLNTECEINNRSAANLRSLNIPSTIECQYNRDTRYNEVKDEDEDVLDNEEGARAAAAPDSEGSSRRSSLGNAGEFVHKVHQQKVKQKLRQLQELMAMVQSDDTDGTTANEDDILHQQPNNTRAGPKPSPREPGLSSKAREKLYEEKIRQQKQELKQLHDEHKRLTEIQGKIRDLQWACPDLQSSVCSTGSQQGLLRKVPVTPVSIPGPVQTAVSSGPKPNVSLLKKAAPEPAVAPVADNELWSEMRRHQILREELRHRRKHLEYLIAEHQRRSGPTDSPRHNRGSLASPSHTVSRDERTMATWGSSPCQLEDDEDEEYNTEMGADEEEEQDECTEGSSDDDIQICSRNQSSYSNRKNQGSNRNPPILISGDGGGNTPLHNKTKAQEPQRSENRHGSARRQENVRWASELSFAEGSRHWQEQVSQLQRQMDFSTSMCQTLLQDQQTLSYMLQTLLTGQYSILPNNLSSPQVHLIMHQLNQCYTQLAWQQNNIQRLKQVMNELLCQQQQSSSAPSGWQTQKQSSFQESNCGPSAPPGVVPIFSVPNPSANNMAASPMPSFSHSLNAFSLFPAPMGDFAQSAACQASPDQQKQSDPNASMKTEYMSFPPPLQRSPLNTTAERGSTGWQKTSNENNIVHCYQSKSERRDSRSTSPAFSPDRSQLQRFDRGSQESYSSLADPADPTTITKTYKAGRKASAQANLASRSKTPNKARRRLNKGRNKNNEGLSDSVGSTVDFGHKRAPLLRLKDQNKSLLDKLTQEKLDSKSKFGKKRNDLSSAYAWRTPFLSNRIACTEAPDASSDFSLFEALRETIYSEVATLISQNEARPHFLIELFHELQLLNTDYLRQRALFSLQDIVTRHLTEKNAAEDHLPSLSPVAWAADSQSELTPSESLASSDAEVVEKNLKKKRGGAESVDSSASASSHLEPFADELGNTVLHLDKALARIGQCEHTKLKAEFYPRSASAAGAGDVSNAAHPSADCADRTEEGASADVRCPQVDTQQLDRQIKAIIAEVIPFFKENMDKVCSLQLLTSVRRLVLNLTQQHDESREFVQFFHKQLGGILQDTLTKFEGQTLKDCGEDLLVEISEILFNELAFFRLMQDLDNSSHGAKHKGKKPEERPSKTRQAGKPNAAAAAGGRSVSPACADEDDSFIQDQDEATRGANATLQEFYYQSEKKSSRSEGSEEEAEGQGERLPLSIDLSKAETQALTNYGSGEDENEEEEMEEFEAGPVDVQTSLQASADGQPEPEPEQERFLFQGPTGDETGEVTTEQRSSDNDETNESVEMMDSTVVECNVARSPSPQAEAEAAAPSDGASAGCEGQQVTPTSSPNTNSPVMISVEEIGSGSTSQKSDEEDFVKVEDLPLQLTVMCEEELQKRIVEEQQNNNLSMEILNGNAESVTGLVGNAQALKEPDTVGAQSA is encoded by the exons ATGGCCTCCGGAGGTGCTCCTTTTGATGACGGCGCAGAAGAGCTTCATAACTGGACTGCACCCAACTGCAGTCTGGAAGATCGGCTCAACAACATG CAGGACTGGGGGGTGCAGCAGAAGAAGGCAAATCGATCTTCGgagaagaacaggaaaaaaCTGTCTGCTCCCATGGTGGAGAGCCGCCTTACGAACGACATTTCACCCGAgtccacccctggagctggCCGCAGGAGAGCACGCACTCCTCACTCCTTCCCTCATGTCAAATACACTACCCAGATGTCTGTCCCAGACCAGGCGGAGCTGGACAAGCTGCGCCAGAGAATAAATTTCACAGATATGGACGAG CGGAGCATCGGCAGTGACTCCCAGGGGCGCGTCACAGCCGCCAACAACCAACGGCAGATAGccgcagaaaacaaaaaaacccacaactttCTACCTCTACACGTGAACACTAACAAGAGCAGAGACCTGCTgggcccctcctcctctgccccagCCACACCAGCCATCAGCCAGGAAATGAAGAAGCAGGGCCCAGGACTCAGAGACGCATTGACCCCCTTGGTTCCAATGAAGGACACTCCGAGACCCAGCCGTGGAGGCAATGGTAGAGGAGCAGGACTGAAGGGAGAATTAGGCAGAGATCAAATAGACAGTAGTCAG GTGGTGAGCAAACTGGTGCAGATCCGCGAGTACATCAGCAAGGCCAGCTCCATGCGGGACGACCTGGTGGAGAAGAACGATGTTCCGGCCAACGTGGAGCGCCTCTCCCACCTCATCAACCACCTCAAGCAGCAGGAGAAGTCCTACTTGCGGTTCTTACAGAAAATGCTG ACACGGgagaatgaagatgatgatgtgggGACCCTGGACTCTGCCGTCGGCTCGGGCTCCCTGGCAGACAGCACCTCACTCAATACTGAGGTGCGCTCCTCAGATGCTTCAAATGCAGTG GGGAGTTGGCCAGAAATGGTGCAGGCTGAACAGATGGAAGAGTTGGAGAACCTCAGAAAACAACACGAGCTGTTAAAGAAGATGCTggaacagcagcatcagctcaGAGCCCTGCAGGGTCGACAGGAAGCGCTAATGGCCATGCAGGAGAGCGCCGAACAGGCCATCGCTGCCATTGAAGACACGG TCGTCACAGAAACCACAGGCAGCGTTTCAGGCCTGAGCATCACGTCAGAGTTGAATGAAGAGCTGAATGATTTGATCCAGAGGTTCCACAACCAGCTGCACGACTCCCGG ACTCAAGCAGTGCCAGACAACCGTCGTCAGGCAGAGAGCCTTTCTCTGTCTCGAGAGGTGTGTTGGTCCCGCGCTCCCCAGGCCATTGGACCTCCTCagcacagacctctgctccATTCTGCCTCCGGTCCCCACACCGATCTCGATCCAGAGGCGACAGCCGCCAGTGCCAAGCTCACCAAGCTCCAAGAGCTTCAAGACAAGAAACAAACCATGGACAagatcctgcaggagctgcattCACTCCGAGACCAAACACTCAATAACAGCTCGT GCCGTGGTTTCTCAACACAGTGCAGTCTGAACATGGGAGAGTCCTCGGATtgtcctgctctctgctcaAACGAGGCTTCATCGTCCACTTCGTTCCACCCTGCGCCCACGCAGCACCAGGACGGCTCCAGTTCCACCGATAAGCTCCG AAAGCTGAAGGAGGTCCACAAACGGTTGAACGAGCTGCGGGAGCTGGTCCAGTACTACGAACAAACGTCCGATATGATGGTGGACGCTGTCAATGAGAACGTGAAAGATgacgacgacgaagaggaggaggaggaagatgagaccGACGACGGCTCCATGTTTGAGACCATGTTCGAGTCTGAACAGGACAACAGGCACTCTGTCACAAACATCAG AAACCCTCAGCGTGGTGGTAACTGGGTCGACCTAAACAGCCTGACCAACAGTCACACGGTGAGAGGCGGTAATTCAAACAACCAGGACGGCAGACTCAACACGGAGTGTGAGATCAACAACCGGTCAGCAGCCAACCTGCGCAGCCTAAACATCCCATCAACCATAG AGTGCCAGTACAACAGGGATACCCGTTATAACGAGGTGAAAGATGAAGACGAAGACGTCCTGGATAACGAGGAAGGGGCGCGCGCGGCCGCCGCCCCGGACAGCGAGGGGTCCAGTCGGAGAAGTAGCCTGGGCAACGCTGGAGAGTTTGTCCATAAGGTTCACCAGCAAAAAGTGAAGCAGAAACTTAGACAGCTTCAAGAGCTCATGGCGATGGTTCAG AGTGATGACACTGATGGCACAACCGCTAACGAGGACGACATTTTACACCAACAGCCGAACAACACCAGAGCTGGACCCAAACCAAGTCCAAGAGAACCCGGTCTGTCCAGCAAAGCCAG GGAGAAGCTGTATGAGGAGAAAATCCGTCAGCAGAagcaggagctgaaacagctgCACGACGAGCACAAGAGGCTCACTGAAATTCAAGGCAAGATCAGGGACCTGCAGTGGGCCTGTCCCGACCTTCag TCCTCTGTGTGCAGCACTGGAAGCCAGCAGGGCCTGTTGAGGAAGGTTCCCGTCACGCCAGTTTCCATTCCGGGCCCTGTTCAGACGGCCGTGTCCTCGGGGCCCAAACCGAATGTTAGCCTGCTGAAAAAAGCTGCTCCAGAACCGGCCGTGGCTCCGGTCGCTGACAATGAG CTTTGGTCGGAGATGCGTCGCCACCAGATTCTGCGGGAGGAGCTGCGCCATCGCAGAAAACACCTGGAGTATTTGATCGCTGAGCACCAGAGGCGTAGCGGCCCGACCGACTCCCCACGGCACAACCGAGGAAGCCTTGCTTCCCCCTCACACACTGTCAGCAGGGATGAGAG GACGATGGCCACATGGGGTTCTAGTCCATGCCAactggaggatgatgaggatgaggagtaTAACACTGAAATGGgtgcagatgaggaagaagagcaggatGAGTGTACAGAGGGCAGCTCTGATGATGACATCCAgatctgcagcaggaaccaGAGCTCATATAGTAACAGAAAGAATCAAGGAAG CAACCGGAACCCTCCGATACTCATCTCGGGTGACGGCGGTGGAAATACACCGCTTCATAACAAAACTAAGGCCCAGGAACCGCAGCGGTCGGAGAATCGGCACGGAAGCGCACGCCGACAAGAGAACGTGCGCTGGGCCTCTGAGCTGTCCTTCGCCGAGGGTTCGCGTCACTGGCAGGAGCAGGTCAGCCAGCTGCAGAGGCAAATGGACTTCAGCACCAGCATGTGTCAGACGCTCCTGCAGGATCAGCAG ACCCTCTCTTACATGTTACAAACCCTGCTGACGGGTCAGTACAGCATCTTACCCAATAACCTGTCATCACCTCAAGTGCACCTGATCATGCACCAACTCAACCAGTGTTACACCCAGCTGGCCtggcagcagaacaacatccaAAG ACTAAAACAGGTCATGAACGAGctcctctgtcagcagcagcagtcttcttctgctccatcaGGCTGGCAGACCCAGAAGCAGAGCTCATTCCAGGAGTCCAACTGTGGCCCGTCAGCGCCTCCCGGTGTTGTCCCCATCTTCTCTGTCCCAAACCCTTCAGCCAACAACATGGCAGCCTCTCCCATGCCTTCATTCTCTCACA gcctAAACGCCTTTTCCTTGTTTCCTGCTCCCATGGGAGACTTTGCTCAGAGTGCAGCCTGTCAGGCAAGTCCTGACCAGCAGAAGCAGTCGGATCCAAATGCTTCCATGAAAACTGAGTATATGAGTTTCCCTCCTCCGCTGCAGCGCTCCCCCCTCAACACCACTGCAGAGAGAGG ATCAACTGGATGGCAGAAAACCTCCAATGAGAACAACATTGTCCACTGTTACCAGTCTAAAAGCGAGCGCCGGGACTCTCGCTCCACCTCCCCGGCCTTCAGCCCCGACCGGTCGCAGTTGCAGCGGTTTGACAGGGGGTCGCAGGAAAGTTACAGCAGCCTggccgaccccgctgaccctaCAACCATCACAAAGACCTACAAGGCCGGGCGCAAGGCGTCGGCACAAGCCAACCTGGCCTCCCGAAGCAAGACGCCCAACAAGGCCCGCCGTAGGTTGAATAAAGGGCGTAACAAGAACAATGAAG GACTGAGCGACAGCGTTGGCAGCACTGTCGACTttggccacaagagggcgcctTTGCTTCGTCTGAAAGACCAGAACAAGAGTTTGCTGGACAAGTTGACCCAAGAGAAACTTGACAGCAAATCTAAGTTtggcaaaaaaagaaatgaccTCTCCTCTG CCTATGCTTGGAGGACACCCTTCCTCTCTAACAGAATTGCATGTACAGAAGCACCAG ATGCCAGCAGCGACTTCTCACTGTTTGAGGCTCTGAGGGAGACCATTTACTCTGAAGTGGCTACACTGATATCCCAGAACGAGGCTCGTCCCCACTTTCTCATCGAGCTCTTccatgagctgcagctgctaaaCACCGACTACTTGCGCCAGAGGGCGCTGTTTTCgttgcag GACATCGTGACCAGACACCTGACGGAGAAGAATGCAGCCGAGGACCATTTGCCTTCCCTCAGCCCTGTGGCCTGGGCTGCTGACTCCCAGTCTGAGCTCACGCCCAGTGAGAGTTTGGCCAGCAGCGATGCA gaggtggtggagaaaaacctgaagaagaagagaggcggTGCAGAGTCTGTGGACAGCAGCGCGTCGGCATCCTCCCATCTTGAGCCTTTTGCTGATGAActtg gcAACACGGTGCTTCATTTAGACAAAGCCCTGGCCAGAATTGGACAGTGTGAACACACGAAGCTTAAAGCTGAGTTTTACCCTCGCAGCGCCAGCGCCGCAGGTGCAGGTGACGTTTCGAACGCCGCGCATCCTTCTGCTGACTGTGCTGACAGAACAGAAG AAGGCGCGTCCGCTGATGTGCGCTGCCCTCAGGTTGATACCCAGCAGTTGGACCGTCAGATCAAAGCCATCATAGCGGAGGTCATTCCCTTCTTTAAG gagaacatggataAGGTTTGTTCCCTCCAGCTGTTGACTTCGGTGCGCCGTCTGGTCCTGAATCTCACCCAGCAGCACGATGAAAGCAGAgaatttgtccagtttttccaCAAGCAGCTTGGAGGTATACTTCAG GACACTCTCACAAAGTTTGAGGGCCAAACTCTGAAGGACTGTGGAGAAGACCTCCTGGTGGAGATCTCAGAGATCCTCTTCAACGAACTGGCCTTCTTCAGGCTCATGCAGGATTTGGACAACAGCAGCCATGGTGCTAAACACAAGGGTAAGAAGCCAGAAGAGCGTCCCAGTAAGACCAGGCAGGCTGGAAAG CCGAATGCAGCTGCCGCCGCGGGTGGGAGGTCCGTTTCTCCCGCGTGCGCAGATGAAGACGATTCATTCATCCAGGATCAGGACGAGGCCACACGGGGAGCCAATGCGACTCTGCAGGAGTTTTACTACCAGTcggagaagaagagcagcaggagcgagggctcagaggaggaggctgaaggacAGGGCGAGAGGTTACCGTTGTCCATCG ATCTTTCCAAAGCTGAGACTCAGGCTCTGACCAACTACGGCAGCGGAGAGGATgaaaacgaggaggaggagatggaggagttcGAGGCCGGACCGGTCGACGTCCAAACGTCTTTGCAAGCTTCTGCTGACGGccagccggagccggagccggagcagGAG CGTTTCCTGTTTCAGGGGCCGACGGGTGATGAAACCGGCGAGGTGACGACAGAACAAAGGAGTTCAGACAATGACG AAACTAACGAGTCAGTGGAGATGATGGACTCCACCGTGGTGGAGTGTAACGTGGCGAGGAGCCCAAGTCCCCAGGCTGAAGCGGAGGCAGCGGCCCCCTCGGATGGAGCGTCCGCAGGCTGCGAGGGTCAGCAGGTCACCCCCACCAGCAGCCCTAACACGAACTCGCCCGTCATGATCAGCGTGGAG GAGATCGGATCCGGCAGCACCAGTCAGAAGTCTGACGAAGAAGACTTTGTGAAGGTGGAGGACCTGCCGCTGCAGCTCACCGTCATGTGCGAG gaggagcttcagaagagaatagtggaggagcagcagaacaacaacCTGTCCATGGAGATCCTCAACGGGAACGCCGAGTCGGTGACCGGACTGG
- the pcm1 gene encoding pericentriolar material 1 protein isoform X7 produces MASGGAPFDDGAEELHNWTAPNCSLEDRLNNMQDWGVQQKKANRSSEKNRKKLSAPMVESRLTNDISPESTPGAGRRRARTPHSFPHVKYTTQMSVPDQAELDKLRQRINFTDMDERSIGSDSQGRVTAANNQRQIAAENKKTHNFLPLHVNTNKSRDLLGPSSSAPATPAISQEMKKQGPGLRDALTPLVPMKDTPRPSRGGNGRGAGLKGELGRDQIDSSQVVSKLVQIREYISKASSMRDDLVEKNDVPANVERLSHLINHLKQQEKSYLRFLQKMLTRENEDDDVGTLDSAVGSGSLADSTSLNTEVRSSDASNAVGSWPEMVQAEQMEELENLRKQHELLKKMLEQQHQLRALQGRQEALMAMQESAEQAIAAIEDTVVTETTGSVSGLSITSELNEELNDLIQRFHNQLHDSRTQAVPDNRRQAESLSLSREVCWSRAPQAIGPPQHRPLLHSASGPHTDLDPEATAASAKLTKLQELQDKKQTMDKILQELHSLRDQTLNNSSCRGFSTQCSLNMGESSDCPALCSNEASSSTSFHPAPTQHQDGSSSTDKLRKLKEVHKRLNELRELVQYYEQTSDMMVDAVNENVKDDDDEEEEEEDETDDGSMFETMFESEQDNRHSVTNIRNPQRGGNWVDLNSLTNSHTVRGGNSNNQDGRLNTECEINNRSAANLRSLNIPSTIECQYNRDTRYNEVKDEDEDVLDNEEGARAAAAPDSEGSSRRSSLGNAGEFVHKVHQQKVKQKLRQLQELMAMVQSDDTDGTTANEDDILHQQPNNTRAGPKPSPREPGLSSKAREKLYEEKIRQQKQELKQLHDEHKRLTEIQGKIRDLQWACPDLQSSVCSTGSQQGLLRKVPVTPVSIPGPVQTAVSSGPKPNVSLLKKAAPEPAVAPVADNELWSEMRRHQILREELRHRRKHLEYLIAEHQRRSGPTDSPRHNRGSLASPSHTVSRDERTMATWGSSPCQLEDDEDEEYNTEMGADEEEEQDECTEGSSDDDIQICSRNQSSYSNRKNQGSNRNPPILISGDGGGNTPLHNKTKAQEPQRSENRHGSARRQENVRWASELSFAEGSRHWQEQVSQLQRQMDFSTSMCQTLLQDQQTLSYMLQTLLTGQYSILPNNLSSPQVHLIMHQLNQCYTQLAWQQNNIQRLKQVMNELLCQQQQSSSAPSGWQTQKQSSFQESNCGPSAPPGVVPIFSVPNPSANNMAASPMPSFSHSLNAFSLFPAPMGDFAQSAACQASPDQQKQSDPNASMKTEYMSFPPPLQRSPLNTTAERGSTGWQKTSNENNIVHCYQSKSERRDSRSTSPAFSPDRSQLQRFDRGSQESYSSLADPADPTTITKTYKAGRKASAQANLASRSKTPNKARRRLNKGRNKNNEGLSDSVGSTVDFGHKRAPLLRLKDQNKSLLDKLTQEKLDSKSKFGKKRNDLSSAYAWRTPFLSNRIACTEAPDASSDFSLFEALRETIYSEVATLISQNEARPHFLIELFHELQLLNTDYLRQRALFSLQDIVTRHLTEKNAAEDHLPSLSPVAWAADSQSELTPSESLASSDAVRNTLLLPSMPFSHISNFLPALESIAPLPALLELCFLSSVSLVPLLGHLSSSPTVSPLICLCFSFFFFFLMLAPPSIVFECNLTAAFQTLVFKEKRNLYDSDRERVLCSVPRSPELC; encoded by the exons ATGGCCTCCGGAGGTGCTCCTTTTGATGACGGCGCAGAAGAGCTTCATAACTGGACTGCACCCAACTGCAGTCTGGAAGATCGGCTCAACAACATG CAGGACTGGGGGGTGCAGCAGAAGAAGGCAAATCGATCTTCGgagaagaacaggaaaaaaCTGTCTGCTCCCATGGTGGAGAGCCGCCTTACGAACGACATTTCACCCGAgtccacccctggagctggCCGCAGGAGAGCACGCACTCCTCACTCCTTCCCTCATGTCAAATACACTACCCAGATGTCTGTCCCAGACCAGGCGGAGCTGGACAAGCTGCGCCAGAGAATAAATTTCACAGATATGGACGAG CGGAGCATCGGCAGTGACTCCCAGGGGCGCGTCACAGCCGCCAACAACCAACGGCAGATAGccgcagaaaacaaaaaaacccacaactttCTACCTCTACACGTGAACACTAACAAGAGCAGAGACCTGCTgggcccctcctcctctgccccagCCACACCAGCCATCAGCCAGGAAATGAAGAAGCAGGGCCCAGGACTCAGAGACGCATTGACCCCCTTGGTTCCAATGAAGGACACTCCGAGACCCAGCCGTGGAGGCAATGGTAGAGGAGCAGGACTGAAGGGAGAATTAGGCAGAGATCAAATAGACAGTAGTCAG GTGGTGAGCAAACTGGTGCAGATCCGCGAGTACATCAGCAAGGCCAGCTCCATGCGGGACGACCTGGTGGAGAAGAACGATGTTCCGGCCAACGTGGAGCGCCTCTCCCACCTCATCAACCACCTCAAGCAGCAGGAGAAGTCCTACTTGCGGTTCTTACAGAAAATGCTG ACACGGgagaatgaagatgatgatgtgggGACCCTGGACTCTGCCGTCGGCTCGGGCTCCCTGGCAGACAGCACCTCACTCAATACTGAGGTGCGCTCCTCAGATGCTTCAAATGCAGTG GGGAGTTGGCCAGAAATGGTGCAGGCTGAACAGATGGAAGAGTTGGAGAACCTCAGAAAACAACACGAGCTGTTAAAGAAGATGCTggaacagcagcatcagctcaGAGCCCTGCAGGGTCGACAGGAAGCGCTAATGGCCATGCAGGAGAGCGCCGAACAGGCCATCGCTGCCATTGAAGACACGG TCGTCACAGAAACCACAGGCAGCGTTTCAGGCCTGAGCATCACGTCAGAGTTGAATGAAGAGCTGAATGATTTGATCCAGAGGTTCCACAACCAGCTGCACGACTCCCGG ACTCAAGCAGTGCCAGACAACCGTCGTCAGGCAGAGAGCCTTTCTCTGTCTCGAGAGGTGTGTTGGTCCCGCGCTCCCCAGGCCATTGGACCTCCTCagcacagacctctgctccATTCTGCCTCCGGTCCCCACACCGATCTCGATCCAGAGGCGACAGCCGCCAGTGCCAAGCTCACCAAGCTCCAAGAGCTTCAAGACAAGAAACAAACCATGGACAagatcctgcaggagctgcattCACTCCGAGACCAAACACTCAATAACAGCTCGT GCCGTGGTTTCTCAACACAGTGCAGTCTGAACATGGGAGAGTCCTCGGATtgtcctgctctctgctcaAACGAGGCTTCATCGTCCACTTCGTTCCACCCTGCGCCCACGCAGCACCAGGACGGCTCCAGTTCCACCGATAAGCTCCG AAAGCTGAAGGAGGTCCACAAACGGTTGAACGAGCTGCGGGAGCTGGTCCAGTACTACGAACAAACGTCCGATATGATGGTGGACGCTGTCAATGAGAACGTGAAAGATgacgacgacgaagaggaggaggaggaagatgagaccGACGACGGCTCCATGTTTGAGACCATGTTCGAGTCTGAACAGGACAACAGGCACTCTGTCACAAACATCAG AAACCCTCAGCGTGGTGGTAACTGGGTCGACCTAAACAGCCTGACCAACAGTCACACGGTGAGAGGCGGTAATTCAAACAACCAGGACGGCAGACTCAACACGGAGTGTGAGATCAACAACCGGTCAGCAGCCAACCTGCGCAGCCTAAACATCCCATCAACCATAG AGTGCCAGTACAACAGGGATACCCGTTATAACGAGGTGAAAGATGAAGACGAAGACGTCCTGGATAACGAGGAAGGGGCGCGCGCGGCCGCCGCCCCGGACAGCGAGGGGTCCAGTCGGAGAAGTAGCCTGGGCAACGCTGGAGAGTTTGTCCATAAGGTTCACCAGCAAAAAGTGAAGCAGAAACTTAGACAGCTTCAAGAGCTCATGGCGATGGTTCAG AGTGATGACACTGATGGCACAACCGCTAACGAGGACGACATTTTACACCAACAGCCGAACAACACCAGAGCTGGACCCAAACCAAGTCCAAGAGAACCCGGTCTGTCCAGCAAAGCCAG GGAGAAGCTGTATGAGGAGAAAATCCGTCAGCAGAagcaggagctgaaacagctgCACGACGAGCACAAGAGGCTCACTGAAATTCAAGGCAAGATCAGGGACCTGCAGTGGGCCTGTCCCGACCTTCag TCCTCTGTGTGCAGCACTGGAAGCCAGCAGGGCCTGTTGAGGAAGGTTCCCGTCACGCCAGTTTCCATTCCGGGCCCTGTTCAGACGGCCGTGTCCTCGGGGCCCAAACCGAATGTTAGCCTGCTGAAAAAAGCTGCTCCAGAACCGGCCGTGGCTCCGGTCGCTGACAATGAG CTTTGGTCGGAGATGCGTCGCCACCAGATTCTGCGGGAGGAGCTGCGCCATCGCAGAAAACACCTGGAGTATTTGATCGCTGAGCACCAGAGGCGTAGCGGCCCGACCGACTCCCCACGGCACAACCGAGGAAGCCTTGCTTCCCCCTCACACACTGTCAGCAGGGATGAGAG GACGATGGCCACATGGGGTTCTAGTCCATGCCAactggaggatgatgaggatgaggagtaTAACACTGAAATGGgtgcagatgaggaagaagagcaggatGAGTGTACAGAGGGCAGCTCTGATGATGACATCCAgatctgcagcaggaaccaGAGCTCATATAGTAACAGAAAGAATCAAGGAAG CAACCGGAACCCTCCGATACTCATCTCGGGTGACGGCGGTGGAAATACACCGCTTCATAACAAAACTAAGGCCCAGGAACCGCAGCGGTCGGAGAATCGGCACGGAAGCGCACGCCGACAAGAGAACGTGCGCTGGGCCTCTGAGCTGTCCTTCGCCGAGGGTTCGCGTCACTGGCAGGAGCAGGTCAGCCAGCTGCAGAGGCAAATGGACTTCAGCACCAGCATGTGTCAGACGCTCCTGCAGGATCAGCAG ACCCTCTCTTACATGTTACAAACCCTGCTGACGGGTCAGTACAGCATCTTACCCAATAACCTGTCATCACCTCAAGTGCACCTGATCATGCACCAACTCAACCAGTGTTACACCCAGCTGGCCtggcagcagaacaacatccaAAG ACTAAAACAGGTCATGAACGAGctcctctgtcagcagcagcagtcttcttctgctccatcaGGCTGGCAGACCCAGAAGCAGAGCTCATTCCAGGAGTCCAACTGTGGCCCGTCAGCGCCTCCCGGTGTTGTCCCCATCTTCTCTGTCCCAAACCCTTCAGCCAACAACATGGCAGCCTCTCCCATGCCTTCATTCTCTCACA gcctAAACGCCTTTTCCTTGTTTCCTGCTCCCATGGGAGACTTTGCTCAGAGTGCAGCCTGTCAGGCAAGTCCTGACCAGCAGAAGCAGTCGGATCCAAATGCTTCCATGAAAACTGAGTATATGAGTTTCCCTCCTCCGCTGCAGCGCTCCCCCCTCAACACCACTGCAGAGAGAGG ATCAACTGGATGGCAGAAAACCTCCAATGAGAACAACATTGTCCACTGTTACCAGTCTAAAAGCGAGCGCCGGGACTCTCGCTCCACCTCCCCGGCCTTCAGCCCCGACCGGTCGCAGTTGCAGCGGTTTGACAGGGGGTCGCAGGAAAGTTACAGCAGCCTggccgaccccgctgaccctaCAACCATCACAAAGACCTACAAGGCCGGGCGCAAGGCGTCGGCACAAGCCAACCTGGCCTCCCGAAGCAAGACGCCCAACAAGGCCCGCCGTAGGTTGAATAAAGGGCGTAACAAGAACAATGAAG GACTGAGCGACAGCGTTGGCAGCACTGTCGACTttggccacaagagggcgcctTTGCTTCGTCTGAAAGACCAGAACAAGAGTTTGCTGGACAAGTTGACCCAAGAGAAACTTGACAGCAAATCTAAGTTtggcaaaaaaagaaatgaccTCTCCTCTG CCTATGCTTGGAGGACACCCTTCCTCTCTAACAGAATTGCATGTACAGAAGCACCAG ATGCCAGCAGCGACTTCTCACTGTTTGAGGCTCTGAGGGAGACCATTTACTCTGAAGTGGCTACACTGATATCCCAGAACGAGGCTCGTCCCCACTTTCTCATCGAGCTCTTccatgagctgcagctgctaaaCACCGACTACTTGCGCCAGAGGGCGCTGTTTTCgttgcag GACATCGTGACCAGACACCTGACGGAGAAGAATGCAGCCGAGGACCATTTGCCTTCCCTCAGCCCTGTGGCCTGGGCTGCTGACTCCCAGTCTGAGCTCACGCCCAGTGAGAGTTTGGCCAGCAGCGATGCAGTAAGAAACACATTATTGCTTCCCAGCATGCCGTTCTCTCACATTTCAAACTTTCTTCCAGCCCTGGAGTCTATCGCTCCACTCCCCGCTCTTTTAGAACTTTGCTTCCTCTCATCTGTTTCATTAGTTCCTCTGCTTGGTCACCTTTCATCCTCTCCCACCGTGTCGCCTTTGATCTGtctgtgtttctctttcttctttttttttttaatgttggcaCCCCCGTCCATTGTCTTTGAATGTAACTTGACAGCCGCATTTCAGACGCTTGtgtttaaggaaaaaagaaatctctATGACTCAGATCGGGAACGGGTCCTTTGTTCTGTGCCAAGGTCCCCAGAGTTATGCTAA